From the Porites lutea chromosome 5, jaPorLute2.1, whole genome shotgun sequence genome, the window aacccctcccttcaccccacaaacaacgtTTTACGCGAGTATCCACAATTTTTCCAAGCTTCAACTTTGTTTAGTAAGAAAGAACTGCTAGAAAATTCCGAAAAGGATGCACTTTTTTATGAGGGAACCCAGAAACCCGTTAGGAGTACTGTattactgtcccaaggactttagTCCATGATTTTAGGATCGAAGACGATTGTGATCAGTTAAAAGGACAGTATTTACATGAATGAGCAACTCTCAGGAATTAAAATGTTAACAGAATAGTTCATCTGGGTACCAGTAGACTTAATTATTAGGttcacaaaattaaattaaaaagctTACGAAACAACATGTTAAGACGTCTCTAAAAGGACAGTTTATCTCAGTGGCGGGCACCAGTGGACAAAATAAGGTTCACAAGATTAAATTAAAAGACTGAtagaaaaacatgttttaacatATAAAAGACGTTACTATTGGATATTTTATCTGGACACCAGTGGACTCAACGAGGTTCAAAGgattaaatttgcttttttaacGCAATGAGTGAAGTTTCTGAGAATATGACGTCGTTAGACTGaggcagtctctcttttttttagtacgtcgagcgaaacgcgcgagaGACGAAAATGACCACGCGGCCGCGTGACTGAGGGTTCGAGGTGGGAGAGGCGAGAGCTTTTAATTTGCCGCTCGTCATCGACGCTCGCGCGCGTGTGCACTCCcatcactaaatctgaagaagaGGAGAGACTGTTCGCAGTCTATGACGTCGTCGTCGGAAGTATACTAGCCTAGCTAAAGTTCGGCCATAAATGTGACAGAATCCCAACagagaatgaataaaaaagagagGATAGCTAGAAAGTGAAGTCGAACTACTTCTTAGTCCTAATGACAATCTCTTTATTAACTCAAGTAGTTTAATGCCTGGGACTAAGGAATTTACCGGTGGAGAATGAATTAATGGCTATAACTTTGGCATAGATGATGGCGataaatcaaaatttggcacacataaagaactcatcgtccttaatattttaaagtataaatagTGTGTTAACAAGTCACGTGAtttgtcacgtgaccatttagcTAAAAATCGTAGATTATTGACCAATTAGTGgccggtttaagaaaagaaatccagcaataacatttttctaattcatATTGAAATCAATATTTTAAGACTTCAAGTTTGGAAAAGTCTTAGAATGACCGtccattgcacttcaataaaaaaaaactatgagaAAGAACATCATTTTCAAtgtctaaatttaatcttgaattattcaaaactttaaaactcTAGGTAAGTCTATCCTCTTTTAGAAATGTCAATTTCAGACGTTTATCCTTACAAAGTAAATTCGCGACCAATTtgccaatttccttcattttcaactTTTGGTGTCACGTGACCATATTTAAGAAAACCTCAAGATATACTTTTAGGGAAACATTCATTTTATTCTAGGTCTCATAGCGACAGATATTGCCAATCAGTCTTATGCTCAGAACACACCTTTGAGAAGATAGTTCCTCTATCCTCTGCAGaggaaaaaatagaagtaaGAAAGAAGTACCCTTCATTGTCTCAAGTTCGCTCTCTTTGCATATTCTGAACGCATGGAACGCATAGAATCATTATTTCAAAGTCTTTAAAGTTGACCCAAAAGATTccaatgaaaatcttgttccactacctcGGCCACTTCCTTAaagttttccctcaaaatttTCCCATCGAAAAGAAGCCTAATAATTGCCTAGCTAATGGCGAAAAAACGGAGAACGTGGCAAGAAATTCGGGAGGTTGTTGGTCGAATGTTTGCTTTCTGAATACccaaacttcaaaaacttttAGCATCAGGGACagcattctcgttcccagagtccaGCAAATGGGTTCCCTTTAGCTAAGATTTGCTAGCTTGTTCCAGACTCCAAGAGATTGTTAAAACTGGTGCGAGAAGCACGCGGGGGTCTGGGGAGAGAGAAGGCGTCGCCGCCCGTCCCTGGCTTTCACCACCCAGCGTCAGTGACCTTGTTTTCGTGTTGTCTTTTCGCGACTTCCCTGATATCTGAGAGCATGGCACGGGCTTTAGATTTTCAGACAAATGGTTACGTGACATATTACCTAATTAACTGCCGCGCCATACGGCTCCTGGTACCAGATTTTGATTCATTCCGGATTAGCCTCCAACGCAGACGTTTTTAGGGCtttgtcacgcgttccttccccaTGAGGGGGATTACGTGACGAGCCACAAGAACGCCAGCGTGGAAGCCTAGGGCCGGATACGCAGATAGATGAAATTCAAACCAAATGTTCCAGGGGACGGCGCTTTTCTCCAGCAATTACGATAGTTCACACTTGTCTCCTTTTCTCAAAGGTTAGACATTTTATACCTCTTCAATTTCGTACTCGGCTTGACTGgattcatttactttttttatctttttttttttcactttttacatacgTTTCTCTTTCATTATACAAAGGAAGTTAAATCCCTTTTTCGCAGGTGAACACGTTCTCTTGcaatataaaaagaaaacaaagtttcACTCCTTTTTTGCAGGCGAACATGTCCTCGGCTTGCACTTGCattatgaaaagaaaacgaggtttcattccttttttgcACGCATGCAcgtatttatttaattttctcttaaaaacaGATATTAATCGCATCCAATTTTGGTAACTGAGGTCGTACGATCAGGCTGCTATCACGAGTTCAGTATGTGAGCTCCAACGCGGTTTCCgaacaaaaagatttttctgGGGTGCTGGTCATGTGAGCCGAAGTGACGCAAGCCGTAATTTAGACGGGgacattgttttgaataacTTTTAGCGTGGGGTAACTCCATCTGCACAACAAATAACTATAGGCCTATAAAAAGAAAGattattgttttgctttttatctTGTTCAGCTGCATGAAAAAACATGTTCGATGGCAATTCGATGCGTGCGTTGAAAACTCGATGGTCATAACCGAACATACCCGGGGTGCAATGAATATTATAAGCCTCTGAAGATGGGGATGTGAGATTGgtacaaataagaaaaaaaagggaaaatagcTATTTGCCCGAGTAAATGGAATCAGagtgaaatttttaaagttacagtttttgcaAAAAGCAAGAGCTGATTTTTGCTTGAATGGCTACTGACAGACAGGCTCCCCACCATAGCCCGGTGGGGAGGTTTTGTTCATCATATGACTCACATTCACGTGATCTCGGTGcgaaattataaataaaattcatttgatTGAAGAGTTCAGAGTTTGTGATTGACCAGTTCTACGAAGGAAATGAAGTTTTTAAATTAGAGAAATGAGGGTAGTTGAGTTGATTACTTGAAACGAAAAGAATACAAGAACATTTTACTCCTTGGCGATCGTTAAATACAGGTGAGACAGTCCACACATTTGACTTAAGTTTTATAATTTCCGTGACACGTACAGATCTAGAATTTCTTACGTAAGCTTTAATGCGGtgttttcatatatttttataAGGTCTTTAACTCGTCTTACCCTTTTTTGACATAGACTTCAGTTACAATGGCCCGTTGTATCGAAGGAAAACCAAAAATGACATGGAGAACAAGAATTTGTTACGGGGTTGGCCATATTCTAAATGACTTGTGTGCCTCAATGTGGTTTACCTACTTGCTAGTCTACCTTCACAAGGTTGTAGAATTCTCAAACGTGGCTGCAGGAACTTTGCTGTTGATTGGACAAATCGCCGATGCCCTCGCCACGCCTTTCGTTGGAATAGAATCCGATAAAACTGGGGACTGCAGATATGGCCGAAGAAAAATCTGGCACCTTGTTGGAGTTTCGTGCGTAGCGTGTTCATTTCCGTTCGTTTTCAATCTGTGCATTGGCTGCGAAAACTCATCGACCTGGGCGCTATTTATTTACTATGTTCCATTTATTGTGATTTTCCAGTTTGGCTGGGCATCTACGCAAATTTCTCATTTAAGCTTGATTCCAGAACTTACTgataaagaaaatgagaaagtCACCCTAAATGCTATTAGGTAATTTAAATAGTTTACTTGAGTAAACCATGTCTTTATAGTTGATAACTTAAATGTGGCTGAAAATTCCCGCTAAATCGGCctatttttccgcgaatttgtccttgaaatccctcgaaatttgacttttttcccctCCACCTATCAGAAGCCGTGGCCTCCTTCCCCTTTGGAACATGATAATTGGCTTGCATTCCCAGACAGCTGTTATTGCCGCcaattccccccccccaccagCCCCTCTTGTTGGAGCAATGCTCATAGTCACTGGTTATGGGTGTCTTACAGTAAACCTTATTTTGGCCCCTGTCTTGAGTCAGTCCTGAGCTTTGCGAGGTCCTGCAATACACTTATCTCTAGTTAGCTTTGAGCACTGTGTATGCCGCTGAAGCCCCTAAACCCTGACCTTATTTAAGACCAAAACCATTCAATTCATGACCCTATGTAGTGCAATTATGTACCCTTTTCAGTGTCACATCCCTGTTTATATGTGAATTAAGTGTTCCTCTTCCCCTTCCCAAGAGTTTAACACACCAAAAGTGAGATGAGGATATCTGATTGGCAGTAGTGTTGAAGAAGTCCTTAGGCACGAATTCTGAATATCCTGAAAGGTCTAGATAACAGCAGCAATATAGATAGCcacataaacataacaactttctttaatttaccagacatgtttcgacgatACATCAGTCATCTTCAGTGTTGCATATtgtgaaatcgccgttgaatttaaatcgCGTGCAATGTTGTCCCGAAAAGTTTTAATTTGGttttgtaaagtaaaatttttaagttttgataaTTTCAAACCCTGAGGCCTAGTCATTACATAATACTCAAAGTCTTTAATATGCAAGAATACCCCTACCCTGGATTACCTAGCAACTGGTCCAATGTTCCCCAAAATTGCATATTTTGTTTATTCTGATGAAACATTGAAGCTGGTCTTTAAATCCATTTGTGTCTCCTAAATAAATGTTAAACCCAAGGGAAGTATTTAAGATCGAGTAGTGCTGTAAATTACATTGTTCATTCATTCCTCTTTTTGTTTATCTGCTTTAGAAAGTAGTTTTATAGTAAAATTAAGACGGGAtgcattaggaaattgagtaattttaactttcagtggacaaaaaccttgtaccagaattcATAATTTCAAGCATACTGCatgcttttttactttttttgagggctataaatgtaataagttatatgaaataattcCAAAAAAAAGTTCTTACACACTGTAAGAGCTCGAAAAAACAAACCTCAAAAGCTTCTAATTTCACAAGATGAAATCTTATGCATGACGATTTTAactgtgttttctcaattcttGTTAAATTTGGTATTTATTTTTGCGGGCccccttaaaaaaattgtcttggatgttattacagataactaataaATTATTACTTCTACAGCCCttgaaaagttataaaaaagaatgctttattatttaaaatattctggaacaagatttttgtccactgaaaattaaattttactcAATTTCTTGATGGATTCTGTCTTTATGTCCTTTTTTGTCTCTCACAGATATGCTTGCACAGTTTCATCCAACATTTATGTTTTCTTGGTGACCTGGGTTCTTATTTCCACTGAAGGTGGAGGCTCATCAAAACTTGATCCTTCTGATTCAACAATATTTACGGTTTGTTGATTTAGCTTTTACAAGTACTTCTAGTGAGTCATATATGTACAACACTTGCCAAAAGTAATCATGTACTTAAGCTGAAGATTTAAGTATATATGGTTTTTTAGGTGCTGGGGCCTTAGTTGAATTAAAATGAGTGAACTCTTAGACCTGTATTGATTCATGGACTCTTTTTGAGGTGTGGGTGTAAAAATcttctcattattattattattattattattattattattattattattagtattatttaataaatattattattattattttttataatacaattatttatttattattaataattttatttatgttcaattttttatctttatcttgTTTTGCAAAAGCATGTGTTAGATTGTTTTAATCAAGGTCTGAATTCTCCCATCTGTGTTATCCCGACGAAGATAAAAGAAAAGACAGTCACCACAAAATTTTGTTACACTTGCCTTGACTGTCGTCCTAATAGATCTGTCTGTTTCATAGgaggtacatgtacataaaaaagattttatcattgaggaagtacatgtacattgaaaaaacaaacaaacaagcaaacaataataaaaaacaagacAGAAGCACAtcctaaattccatttttaCTCATAgttgtattttcttattttcttttttcagtatGTTGTATTTATTGTGGTGGGAACAGGTCTTCTCTTCATGCTTATTTTTCACATTGGACTTAAAGAACCCCCAAGAAGTTGTATATTCAGTGGGCAAGTAGCAGTTAAAGGCAGTAAAAGAAGGGCAGACAATTGGATCCACTGgtttaaagaaaaacagttttatcAGGTTTGTAAAAAAACCCAGCCTACATAAAGAATTAATGCTGCAAGAAAAAAGGCTGCATAAACAAGACTGTTTTTGGCATGGTAACataagaagttattttttttggctttgtaacGTTATTTAGAAGTTTAAGGTTGCTAGCAATAAAGAGTGAAGTATGGATCAGAGGTTAAGAAAGAGGTTCTAACCCTTTACATCTCTAGCTGGTAACCTCATAATTACAAAAATTTCCATATGGGGCTTCTTTGGAAAGATGTGTGCAAGATATATTACATGTACTGTACTTCTTTTTAAAGCAATTTGAAAAAGATGGGACTtcttaaatcaaattttcaGTTACAATCGGCGGcgaaattagttgagacactttttACTTTAAGCGGCCTCTCTAACAttttgcaaactttaaaaaaagaaaatactgtaaATGACTTAATAAATGCCCATTTACAAATATATGCCTCCCATGTGTTTAACGCCCCCTCTATGCTGTTAAAATCATATTAGATGCCCCCCTGtgagaattactccaaaatactgGGAATTACCAGAGAGGAGTGAACTCATTcgattcattcagtttcttgcttgattattAACGAGACTTTgcatttttcatcttgttcaatgtcatGTTCAGAGTAAGGATAGACTAAAGATAGCAACACAATAACCCTGAGTGAAGATTCTGACATTGATATCGGGATTTGAAAGGTCAATATGGATCTTTAGACAGCCTAGACTGGCGTATTAATTAATTGATGGAGTGGATATTCTgctatttttaaactctcttgatattttcactGAAGGCATATTAGgtttgttgagcttgttacagtaATGAGAATAAATGCCTCTCTCTAAACACCCCTGCTTGGACCCCTAGAATTAAATAGATGCCCTGGGCATTTATTAGGTCAGTTACAGTAAAACATCCCTCCCCCAACCCCACCCGCCATGCATTTTTGTGCCACTGTTTTAGCTACTTGTGGCTCAACTTTGAATGAATAGGAGAGGGTAGTGCTTGACACTAGCACTAGTCCACTAGCCCAGGACTAGTGAAAATTTACGCTGGGCTAGTATTAAAGAGTGTCCTCCTACTAGCCCCTAGACCAGTAGCTTACTGCAGTTCTTTTTCTAATGCTTTAtcagtaattaattttttagctTGAGTATCAAATGTAAACCAAAGGACTCACTGTTCATATAGTGGAGGTATCATAGCTTAGTATTGACTCGCTAAACAGACACCATGTTGGTAATGCAACTACGTGGTCGTTTTCATTTCACTCAGTAAAGTAGGGGCCTGGGTAAGAGCTGTCATCAAAGTCGGGTTAGCCCCATTGGACATATTGCAGTTTTTTTGTGCACATAATTTACGGCAGGATCAGGAATGAAGAAgatttcaagctttttttaacAACTTACCTTCGAGAAAGCATCCTGTTCAATGGTCTTTTGACTCAAACAAACATATTATCAACCTACCGAGTGCAACttaatggaaggaaagctttcTATGGAAATTTTTAGTCCTAGTTCAATATCCTTCATTGACAATGCAATTGTAAGAAATTTTACTCTTTGAAGCTTTTCAAAGACTTGCCTCCAACTTGAAGGGAATTTGTATATGATCACCTTTTGATTGTGGAACCACGCTCGACCTGTAGTCAAGAATATCATTCTGATCACAGTATAACTGAACCAATAAACTAAACGTTACTGGTCATTTTCATTCCCTTCAAGCCGTGAAAGTTAGAACTCGTAGCCTTCATTATAACGAATATTAGAAGTAATTGTtgagttttaaaaattacaacacATGACATTCAGATTGCCTCTTGAACTCTGGACTGACAAGAAACAAAGCAGCATATATAAGCCATTCATTTTATTACTGTTGATATCTTTTTGCCTCTAAAGTTGGATtggtttttataaaaattgtTGTATTAACTGTTTTAATAAAGAATagaaaactaacaaaaataacTGAGCAacttttattccttttatttcattttattgcacCGGCAGAATATACATAGTATTATTTCAGTTAAAGGACGAACCTGTAGAAGAGGAGAAGACTGGTTCCTAACAGCCCGGTACTTTTTTTTGGACCAGTGGCTTGTCGTTCTGGGCTGGTGATTTATTTCACTCACTAGCCCATTGCGCGTGTAGTGTCCAAAAAAGTTAGTGTCGAGCACTGGAGGGGAGGGGTGtcgattgttttgttctccaaAGTTACGCCATTTGAGGACCATGTCACGACAATTTTGATGCCGATTGTAGTTTGGCCTCATAAAGGTAGAGTTAGAAATCGAACGAGGAGTCAGTTGATctaatccattttttttttattctaccGGAATCAAAGCACAACAGGTATGCATGGACAGGCGATACACGACTGTTTTGTGCTAGGACACTTGTATAAAGTTATAGCTTTTAATAGTAACCTGATATCGGGCTctacttttgttttgctttgtaaaatGATATTCTTGCTTCCTAAGCGCATAAAAAAGACTACGTAAGGGAGAATGTATGAtggctgctaaaattgggcctcgCATCGGTTATCTTTACGGTGAATATTTACATGAAACGGTCATTttaatacttctttttttttttcttggcaggTGGCAGCTTTGTACATGTGTACTCGTCTCATTGTCAACATTACACAAGTTTACATTCCTATGTATACTTTGGAAACATTGTCTCTAAACAAggtataattaatttttatcaggGCTGCAAGCATGAGATTTCAAGTCCCTatgtaaatgtaataaaataggaAGGGAATTAAACAGCGAGGAAGTTCTTCTGGTTCTGTCTGGTAGGGTGATATACGTGTTTGTATTCATAGCTGCGTGGGCAGGGAAAATCCCAGCCCTGGCTCTTATTGACAAGTATAGTAATAATTGCAGATAAGGGGAACTGTGCGTTTGATCGggggaaaggggaggggggaatgAGTGGTAGTCGTAAGAAGGTGCAAAACGTGATGAGCTTCTAATAttgagaaatcaaaatcaaacactttTAACAACATGAACATCAGCAGCTGTCTTCATCAGTGTTATTGTTTGTCCTCCCACTTTACAATTCGTTGCTATTTTTTCAACAACCAGTTGTTTTAGGGAAGCTAAGAAGCGtccttcattttacttttgctCCCTGGTCTACATCTCCAACACTTTCCTAAGGATCCTTGCTGACCCCAAAAGGGCACATCTCTGAATCAGTTATGGTCCTCAGATTTTCTTTTAACCTCAGTGGTATTGTTCCCAATGCCCTCACCACTATGGGTATCACCTTTGTCCTTATGCCC encodes:
- the LOC140936926 gene encoding major facilitator superfamily domain-containing protein 12-like isoform X2, which translates into the protein MARCIEGKPKMTWRTRICYGVGHILNDLCASMWFTYLLVYLHKVVEFSNVAAGTLLLIGQIADALATPFVGIESDKTGDCRYGRRKIWHLVGVSCVACSFPFVFNLCIGCENSSTWALFIYYVPFIVIFQFGWASTQISHLSLIPELTDKENEKVTLNAIRYACTVSSNIYVFLVTWVLISTEGGGSSKLDPSDSTIFTYVVFIVVGTGLLFMLIFHIGLKEPPRSCIFSGQVAVKGSKRRADNWIHWFKEKQFYQVAALYMCTRLIVNITQVYIPMYTLETLSLNKDTIAKIPLVVYVSGFLSTFLTKPLNKCYGRKGTFFLGLLLIAGTSLWMWFIQKGHLLQTYGVSVLLGVGGSTLLVTALTMLADLIGENVETGAFVYGAMSFTDKLSNGIAVQLIQIFHPCNSLGDHGGMHSPGSGNTTALPTGVGHHHHPHIACCPKCDLYYREVMVVVTGGATIISLLVLLTMLKTKIGEFKDGAVVDVTVQDALLSKTASVSTSCSKTTGSSKSPCLMYEPTTPPKYGSLNGTCQNIPCSIQEDYSSYDETRPSPKTSR
- the LOC140936926 gene encoding major facilitator superfamily domain-containing protein 12-like isoform X3 produces the protein MARCIEGKPKMTWRTRICYGVGHILNDLCASMWFTYLLVYLHKVVEFSNVAAGTLLLIGQIADALATPFVGIESDKTGDCRYGRRKIWHLVGVSCVACSFPFVFNLCIGCENSSTWALFIYYVPFIVIFQFGWASTQISHLSLIPELTDKENEKVTLNAIRYACTVSSNIYVFLVTWVLISTEGGGSSKLDPSDSTIFTYVVFIVVGTGLLFMLIFHIGLKEPPRSCIFSGQVAVKGSKRRADNWIHWFKEKQFYQVAALYMCTRLIVNITQVYIPMYTLETLSLNKDTIAKIPLVVYVSGFLSTFLTKPLNKCYGRKGTFFLGLLLIAGTSLWMWFIQKGHLLQTYGVSVLLGVGGSTLLVTALTMLADLIGENVETGAFVYGAMSFTDKLSNGIAVQLIQIFHPCNSLGEACCPKCDLYYREVMVVVTGGATIISLLVLLTMLKTKIGEFKGDFKDGAVVDVTVQDALLSKTASVSTSCSKTTGSSKSPCLMYEPTTPPKYGSLNGTCQNIPCSIQEDYSSYDETRPSPKTSR
- the LOC140936926 gene encoding major facilitator superfamily domain-containing protein 12-like isoform X1, which encodes MARCIEGKPKMTWRTRICYGVGHILNDLCASMWFTYLLVYLHKVVEFSNVAAGTLLLIGQIADALATPFVGIESDKTGDCRYGRRKIWHLVGVSCVACSFPFVFNLCIGCENSSTWALFIYYVPFIVIFQFGWASTQISHLSLIPELTDKENEKVTLNAIRYACTVSSNIYVFLVTWVLISTEGGGSSKLDPSDSTIFTYVVFIVVGTGLLFMLIFHIGLKEPPRSCIFSGQVAVKGSKRRADNWIHWFKEKQFYQVAALYMCTRLIVNITQVYIPMYTLETLSLNKDTIAKIPLVVYVSGFLSTFLTKPLNKCYGRKGTFFLGLLLIAGTSLWMWFIQKGHLLQTYGVSVLLGVGGSTLLVTALTMLADLIGENVETGAFVYGAMSFTDKLSNGIAVQLIQIFHPCNSLGDHGGMHSPGSGNTTALPTGVGHHHHPHIACCPKCDLYYREVMVVVTGGATIISLLVLLTMLKTKIGEFKGDFKDGAVVDVTVQDALLSKTASVSTSCSKTTGSSKSPCLMYEPTTPPKYGSLNGTCQNIPCSIQEDYSSYDETRPSPKTSR
- the LOC140936926 gene encoding major facilitator superfamily domain-containing protein 12-like isoform X4, giving the protein MARCIEGKPKMTWRTRICYGVGHILNDLCASMWFTYLLVYLHKVVEFSNVAAGTLLLIGQIADALATPFVGIESDKTGDCRYGRRKIWHLVGVSCVACSFPFVFNLCIGCENSSTWALFIYYVPFIVIFQFGWASTQISHLSLIPELTDKENEKVTLNAIRYACTVSSNIYVFLVTWVLISTEGGGSSKLDPSDSTIFTYVVFIVVGTGLLFMLIFHIGLKEPPRSCIFSGQVAVKGSKRRADNWIHWFKEKQFYQVAALYMCTRLIVNITQVYIPMYTLETLSLNKDTIAKIPLVVYVSGFLSTFLTKPLNKCYGRKGTFFLGLLLIAGTSLWMWFIQKGHLLQTYGVSVLLGVGGSTLLVTALTMLADLIGENVETGAFVYGAMSFTDKLSNGIAVQLIQIFHPCNSLGEACCPKCDLYYREVMVVVTGGATIISLLVLLTMLKTKIGEFKDGAVVDVTVQDALLSKTASVSTSCSKTTGSSKSPCLMYEPTTPPKYGSLNGTCQNIPCSIQEDYSSYDETRPSPKTSR